Part of the Henckelia pumila isolate YLH828 chromosome 2, ASM3356847v2, whole genome shotgun sequence genome is shown below.
AAAATCTAAACATAAATCACCAGAAAAAAACATCCAAATATAAATCTTAAGAACAAATTTCAATCGGGTATCTCTATATAAACCGACCCATTTCTATTTCTTTTGTGATCTTACATCTATCTCCGATGGCAACGACACAGTGGAGTGATGGGCGACGTCGATGGAGAGACAGAAAGCGGAAGTGGCGGATGGGGGCGACGGAGTGGCTGCGacgggcggcggcggcggcttcGGTAACAGAGTGATGGTGGCTCGATTGTTTGGGGATTTGAAGAATTTTTTGGATCTGTAGAAAAAAATGTATTGTTGGGATTGTGTTTTGCGCGGTAACAGAAAACACATTCAATTATTTGGCCGCTTGTTTTAACCATGGTTGGGTTGAATCTGTAAATATTTaagaaaatttgattttttgtttttttaaaataggcaGCCACGTGTCGCTCGATCATTGGCTCAGGGCACTACCCTGAACCCAGCATCGACTCACCCCATCATATCTTAGAATTCCTATTTTCATTTCAAATCTTAAAATTCCTTTGGACAAACATCATCATTCTATAAAAAGTTTCAAAATCTTACTATTTGATTCGTTTTTCTAATTATATTTTGGAGTCCAATCCATTATATGGAATGTGGATACCAGCCAGAAACATTAAAGTGAATCAGTAAAAACGGTCCATTTACAGCACAAGTACAACCAGATCCTCTGAAATCTGACGGACAAACACACAAATGTTTGGAGACACGATATTCTAGTGCTCTGAATATTGCAGGATTCTTCATCAAACTTAATTTCCAAATCCCACGACGGCAGACATCACCTAAAAACTAGTACCAAATGGCAAATTTCTACTCGAAGGGAAAACCAAAACCGTCTAGTTTTGTATCAGACAACTACTGATGGGCAAAGAACAACCATCAGGTAGCTTGATATTCATCATCTTCTGAAATACCAACTAAGAACTTGGGAAGAGAAGTAATATGCGGAAGATGGAGAAGGAAGTCGTTTAATGAGTCCTTTCTCGAAATGGAAGGCCCCTGATTAACATCAACGCCGTTGTTGAAATTCCCTTCAAAAGTAAGCTTACATTTAGAATCCTCGTGTACAGAGTTATTCATAAGCTCAGAGGAGATGTCTTTCCCATGATCAATATCTTCACGATGGCTCTCGCGAACTTGTGCATTGGAAGCTGTGACAGGATCTTGCAATAAACAGCAGAGAGAATTCACCTTTTTCATTAGCGATTTTTCATCCAACCCCATAGCATGTTGAGTGTCGCTCAGCAACATTTGGGAAATGTTTTCAAGCATGTCCTGGCATTCTGATGCCTTATTTGAAGGTAAATTTCCACAGGTCACTTGCTCTGAAATACAATTTCCAATGTGATTCACAAGATCACTCATAGACATAGAGGGGGGAAGTCCCTGCACCCTTGGTGGTTCCCAAATTTTGGGTACAACAGAAACTCTCTCACCAAATTTGATGTCCCGTTCATTTACTTGTGTATCCATCACTGGCAGTATTAAGATGATGATAAATAAGGAAAAAGGTAATGAATTCAAattaaaacaaatcatgtagtCAAGAGTATAATGACAGTTTGCACATATTTTGGAAAAGGAAGTAGTGAAATGGTTACATGAATATGGTACGATAGGAAATAATAGCTCAAGCAAAGCAATGTCCCATTTCGGAAAAAAAGGTAAACATTCATGGAGAACTATTCCCATGAAATACAGATTATGGTTAAGATCGAGTATTCGAGAGCAAAACAACTCCCATGAAATACAGGTTATGGTTAAGATCGAGTGTTCGAGAGCAAAACAAATTGACAATTTGGACCACAAAATATTTCAGAGGCTATGGTAATGTAATTTAACATGCGGTGGAGCTTAAATGGTGTTTTTATAGCGTGATCAGCATTTCTTTATTCATTATGTGCATACAAAAGTGAGTACCTCATTTCCTAGctaccaaaattttaaaatgccACAATATAGAACTTAAATGCTACTTTATCATTTATTTCttccaaattttatttaaaattttagaaccCAAAAACGTGTGAAAGGACACTTTCTTCAACTAAATCtgaaatttatataattttgcTTTGTTCACAAAAAGGAACGTAGAAGTGCCTGTGcatccaataaataaaaaacatatttCTCATTCATTTGATTCTCAGGTACACTGGTTGCGAATCAAACTTATGTGGCTCAGTACAAATAGTAGGTGCGGGCAACATAGTAAAGATAATTTGATCCAAAAAGAGTCATCTCCAGATTGTGGATACCATGGACACAAACATAAACAGTATACACGGatcattttattcttttttcaCTTATTGAAGCCATAACCAAGAAACAAAGGTGTCCCTAAGATTTAAGCCCAGGAATTAAGCCTACGATTCAAGCCCATCATAACACATAATTAGAATATGAACAAACCTGAGATAGGTGATGGAGCTTCTTTAGAAACATGTTGAGCGACCAAAGGATTCTGCCCAAATTTGAAGGAAGCTAATGGTGCAGCATCTGCTGGTGCCACATCCTGGAACACAGAGGGTGATCTTTCAGCAACAGCTGGCGTGTCATTACATACTTCACTTTTACATTCTTCTGAGTTTTCGAAACCAGAAACTTGTGAATCAAAATATGGAGAGTCCATGACTATCTCAGGCTGTCGACTCAAAATACAAAGACGCACGTCACATTGGATAAGCTTTTCATAGTGCTTGTTTAACACACCCGGAGAGCACTGTAGATAATGCTGCCTATTCAAACAATAAAAAACAATGGCCAAAGGTTATTATAGTTCCAACTTCCAAGTCTACAAAACCATACTTTCCAATTCGCGTCAgtcaataaaatatttattcccACCATAGTAAGGTGACTCATACATATATCAAATTTGTTACGGAAAGGAGACAGTTCATTCATGTAGCACAAAAAATAACATCAATCTTGAAACAAAATTTAGAAGTATCTAGGAAAAATTGGAAGCCACGTGCAGTACTGAAACAAATTTTAGTACTGACTAGAAATGTTTTAGGGAAAGTGGTTAGAATTTAGTAGTTGATAGTGCAAGGAGCAGAGGAAATCGAAGTTTGCATGACAAAAGCCTCAATATGATCCTGAAAAGTGTATTAATCCCCCACAACCACCACGCGCACACATCCCCCCACCCCCCTACTGTCACCAAATTAAAAAAGAACTATTAATAGCTTATAGTTGTTCATAAGatcaatttgcatgcataaaacaCAAAATACTCTGAGCTTGTTCCTTGAAACTTGAAGGAAAAAATGTCCTTTACGTATAGCCTATTTTCATTAAAGAGGTTTTGAGTGACTGTGCCCAATAACAGCAGCAACACAAGATGTTCCACGACATTCAATCAATAAAACGACAAAAATGCAACACACAAACTAATTTTGAAAGTCTTACCTGTGTTTCTCAGCCTGCCCATCTGTAAAGTCAGCACTTGCCTGCCAGAGTGTGTGTTTTCTGGGTTGTGGATTGGTTTCCCGGTAAAAGGTGGGCTGTCGAGCCAACTGGATCACACACACGAAATAATAGGCTGAGTAATAAAGCAAATGGAATCACCTGGTTttacttaaaataataataagaaatcTGTCTTTGGGTGGTtcagaaaaaaatattgatggCATAAAGTGAGAGAAACTAGTTACCACAATTGTCAAAGCGCTGGGACCGTTCTCAGGACATTCAGCTTTCAGAGCGGTAATATCAGACCACTGTATCTCTATCTTACTCTTGAGACCGCCTTCAAGAACTTCCCAAACAAGTTTATGCTTTGCAAAATAACACTTTGCAACCAGATCACCTTCATATCTTGACTCATACTGCCAACAGATGTTTGGTcagcaaaaaaattaaagaatttaCTCTTTAGAAGATGCCAAAGAACTctacaaataaaattaaattttctgGAGAACTTATTAGTTAGAGCAAGAGCGTGAATTGAACAGTTATATCTTGGTTCCGTAGCTTAGCTCTGTATGACCAGAAACAGTGCAAATAACTAGACCTTCAAAAAGTATTTATTTCATCAAGCAATTCCAAGAAACAAACACCTGCCtggaataaatacaattaaaaaGATTTGGCTAAAGAGGGTAACCGGATTGTAAATTCTCTTCATTAAATCCAAAACAGTTTCATAAAAAATTGCTTCAACTTGATTGCCTAAGCTCTATTTATACGTAACATTTGCTTTAGCACTTGTCATTCATAATACTCCAGATTCTTACATGTAGAGAGCATGTGAATAAACGGGTATTATGGCACCCAATAGTCACCAACTTGACTGCCTCGATATTGATATCAAATTATTCTTCAAACTTAAAGCAAAATAGATGAGTTCTTTCTCAAACAAAAGAAATTTTGGTAAGAACATTGTATGCAAAAGTTCAGACTATTACCTCCCACGTGCCAATTCTCAATAACAAAGCTGGAAAATTTGAAGCCTTCAGCTTGTCATTCACGCACGAAGCAGCAATTCCCTTCACATCGGTTTTGGCAAGTGAGTGTGCATTTCCACCAGGCTCCAACAAAGTCGAAGCAGCAGTCCCTTTTGAGAGTCTCATTTGGATCAAGTCCACCAAAGATGGACTCTTTCTAAGCCTCAAACCTAAAGGACTCGGCTCATCGAGAGGGTTGTATTCCGATGGTGAAACCGGAAGCTCGTGATTTCTTGAGCTCCACTGTTAATTAAAAACAAATCAATGCCAGGGATTTCAAAAGCCGCAGAAATGGGAAAAGTTGCAAGGGAAATTCGGATAAAGTAAAACACCTACAATCGCACTAGAAAGTAAACAACTGCAACAATAATCAGTGCATCAATAAACAAATATGTATGTGTAACGATAGTTCATCTCATTACTTCTTTATATCGAAATTCGCCCATCTTTATAATCATACAAATCAAAGAAAACCGCGGTTGGGAAATTTGGTCTTTCCCCATGTTATTCAACTACAAATCAAAGAAAACCACGGTTGGGAAATTTCGTCTTTCCCCATGTTATTCAacgattattattataaaagtgatgacaataaaacaaaaaatgtaaattaaatACATCATGAAACTATGCACACGTGATAGGATCCCGACTAACCACGGAGACAGAAAAACAAATCACAACAAAAtaacctaaaccctaaacccagGATCGGcaataaaatatgataattaaaAACTCCAGCAATCAGCTATAATTTAAAAACCTGGTTAGTTTGAGAAGCGGATGAGCGAGATCGTTTGGCAAGAGGCCCATACGCCTCCTCCGAATAATCTTCAAATCCCTCGACATGCGGCGATCCCATCAGCTGAACCATCAATCACAATACCAAGAAATCCAAGAATATTGGAATTCCCGAACCAAACTTGAAATGGAGAATCGGGAATTCCAACTTTATGCGGAGTATAATGAAAATTACCTCTCCAGATACCCAATTAAGAATTCTCCGCCTTCTCCTTGATAATTTTTGCGTGTTCTTGAGGAGAAAAAAGATCGAGAGGAGAAGGCAGAATGTATTACGGTGACATTCTATGCATTCGGTCAATATTTGATGGCATGGATTCATGTAACGGGGTTTCATTTTTTAAGACGATTATGCCCCTGCGGTATAGAGTAAATACTTTCAAGTCCCTTTAATTTGTCTCCGAAATAGTTTTTGCTTCAACGCGCTTGCACTCATTGTATTATTTTGTATATGTATGAATTTAATTCCCaagtataaaattttaaaactttttgttatttatttgattgtgtAGATTATGAATTAAATATCTCATCGCATCGAATATtcaatatataaattttgtaaTTTATAGATTGCTCGTTTGTGTCATTTGTATAATGTattgaatttaatttaatttatttaggatttatttaactaaataatCTCCGTTTGACCATGATTTGGAAATATAaccttctcaatttttttttttattttgtttttgcatttcctttgtatttgaaggtcattttgcaaattttttttgaaagaatgtcataaatcaaaaaatttggttGACCAAGGTCATTTTTCAAACTCTCCCATTtcatatttgatatataataataataataataataataataatatataaaatattagtaatctgagaaaattattttattggtaTTCAAGTGGTCTTCCGGAAGAAATCAATATTCAAACAACTTAAAAATCTTGGattcaaaatatttatcaatGATTTCATTGTCCTTCTATTAATGGCAttaatttctgaaaattttcacaaacttatttatttatttattattattattattattagtagtagtagtagtattAGTCGATGATGATTGTCATTATTAGCAATGGACATTTTATatttgcaatatatatatatatatatatatatatactatgtcCAACTCCATGTCCACCATGTATAAGTCAATTCACCAATTGTGCTGGTCAACTCACCTATTGTACATGATGGGCACGGAATTGGGAATaattgttgggcaccataaaagaactcatatatatatatatatgagttcttttatggtgcccaacaattATTCCCAATTCCGTGTCCATCATGTACAATAGgtgagtatatatatatatatatatatatatatatatatatatatatatatatatattagctcTTACACTAAATCACATTGTGTTACATTGATGTCCTATGATATATCTCATTTCTATATAAACTTCAGATGAGAGATTTGTGATAGAGTAGAACGTCTGGAATTTCATTATCAGTAGAATTTCAAACGTCCCCTATTCTCGCTTCCAAGATATCCAAGTATTTAAGTCTCGAATGGCTACAGGTTTGAGATCCTCATGCCAACACCATTTCAATCCTTGTCTGTGATCCCGATTTCCGACAGTATGAGACTCTGATTTTGAACATGTTCTCAGGAGCTCAGCCCTTCGTCATTCGTTATTTCCTGAAATATTAGCACCATGTATTAGTTTGTGAAACATATTAATCATTACTCAAAGTACATTACATGTAATGATAGTGTCATGTCATAATCACTAAGCACGAGTCTTGTTGCGTTCATGAAATGTAAGACACATCGTGTCAGAATGTCAATTGTATCAAAACATAGATCTCATCTTGCCATAATATGGTTGAAACCCTTAATTATAGTGTCAATCGccgatatttttattttcatttgttGCAAATTCACACACCTATAAATATCATATTGGTTAGAAGTACTCCAAGTATAATATAGAATTATCCGATGAAAAAAGAGGAGTTGAACAGTTGAGTTTCATTCATCCTCTTGTTGTTCTCTTTGCCCGAGATTTGCACTACACTTATCCAAATTTTTCGAGCATCAtcatcgatttttttttttttttaataataatcatcatagAAAAATGTCATAATAAATCACAAAACAATCACATGGTCActgaatttaaaaattaaaaaaataatataattgtcACAAATATGgaactcaacaaaaattcattcaaataagttatacaaaaagtaaaaaatttgtttttttggtccattatatttgtatttttttaaatttcgatTCTTTATGTTGTCAGGTTTTATTTTTAGTCAATTatctttgttgtttttgttggcaATCATAGTTCTTAGTTAGATGTGATGTTAATGAACACCAATACAATACGGATGTATGGAACCGATGTATCATGCCACATCAACATTCCTGGtgagaaataataataaaaaatcttAATATGCAAGATAAaactgaaaattaaaaaaacaagatATCAAAATCACAAGAtcgaaattacaaaaaaaaaatttaaaaaaaaccttCAGTCATGAATGCAAATGGTATAACTAAATATTTACAGATAAATCAGTTCTTaacgaaaaaaaaattagtaagaAATATATTTGtacacaaaattatttttactatCTTTACTATTTAATAATACACTCATCCCTTAGAATAACTGTTTTGGTAATTTATGTGCTCAGACTAATTTGCCCCTCATACAAATATTACACTAACATTTATTTGACCCACAAAAATTTGACAAATCCGAGTATATATAATCAgaaatcaaaaagaaaaaatttaaattccCAAGATATTGATAAGGCCACTATCTTTTCTCAACCTCCACGCCCACGTTCTTCTCCAACTGAAAGGCACTATCAAGAGTGCTTATCtctttattttgaaaaataattcaaattctaTTATCCCAGAAAAAAAAACTCTGTGCATCGTATGAATTTTTCTCTTCTCCTCTCAGTGGTTCGTACGTTCGATAATCTTTTTTTCATTCAGTTCAATTGATTCGATTGCTCTTCTTCATCATTTATGGAGGGTTCATCTCAAGGTAATGTCATATTTGCAAAATTTATTATTCGGGTGATTTTGCGATTGTTTTATTTGAGTAGCatcttcattatttttttttctgctcatatgtattttttttatttaaaattaaatcatgatCAGGGGAGTCGAGATCATCCACTTGAAATATTGCAAACACGAGACGGCGACAAAGACATTCTACAACAAATGAAGAGCATCAAGCGCATCTTGCACGTCGGTGTGCGATATATCAAAGACGTCGAATTCAGTTAACAAGTGCAACTACTGAAAATatgatcaatatcaatagctcAAACTCATTAATCAACTCAGGTAAAaccaatatttttttcatttatgattATTACATTTCTCCTCCTTCGGTTTCACATACTCACATTCATCATCGTCAGAAGCAGCCCAAATATTGTCATCGACCCACAACACAACTACAAATTTTGAAGTTGGAAATACATAACCGTTTTTATAAGATAATTATTAATTAGTAtaatttggttttattaattatgaatttttcTATTTCAGTATAATTTTTGGATATCAAGTTTAAGATATTTCACATCTTATAtcacaaaaaattttcatattagataaatctaattttaaaaataattctgTCAATCTGCTTCATTCTTCATTACATGTCATTTTGCAAATATTTGTGTATGAAATATTAGTGATTTTGTTAAAATGTATATATTTTaaagatattattattatcattaagaTGCTAATCTAATATTCCAGGTGGTGATGCTCTCCATTCCATGGGACGAACTTCTACACTATGTCCAATAATTTACAATGCACATGATTCCATTTTTGAAACAGGTGGCCCAAGTGTAATCTCTATTCCATTTCCACGTGTGGAACAAGGTCATTTTAATTCTTTTCATAACCGtttacatatatatagatatataaatataattccTTTTCAAATATCTGATTATGCTCATGTCACCAAATGAATTATATCCTTCATATACTGATATACACGTACTtggatctttcttattttataaatttcaaTCATAATTTAACATGCAAATAGTAATTAAGTTacaaaacaaaatattataaattgacATATTCATATCGATTATCAAatacaaatatataaatatgaaatttatttaCTACCACGGGACATCGAAATCGCTTCATTTTCTGCCATTATTTTTGCAGAAACATTTTTTGGGGTTTTTAAATATGCATTAGGAAGTTTTATTATGGTATTATTATGTATCAATGTATATCATATGTTGCATAtgaataatgtttttttttatatttttaagtaCGTATCTTAtacaaatgatttttttttaatttttaagtacgTATCTTATatatacaaattaaataaatggtGGAATGAATGAGAAATAACAtttatacaaaataaataaatggtaGAATGAATGAGAAATAACATTTAccaatatgatttttttttaaaaaaacaaacaataaataattaaaaaaaacactaaaatattattaacaaCAAAAAATGGCGTCGTAATGTGCCCAAAAATTATTACATGTAGAACATATCAACAAGTATTAAATTTCTATCTAACTCACGTCATGCTTTATGTATTCTTTCTATGATTACAAATTCAATCATGTTAATATCATATTAAAATATTGATCAA
Proteins encoded:
- the LOC140882032 gene encoding uncharacterized protein; its protein translation is MVQLMGSPHVEGFEDYSEEAYGPLAKRSRSSASQTNQWSSRNHELPVSPSEYNPLDEPSPLGLRLRKSPSLVDLIQMRLSKGTAASTLLEPGGNAHSLAKTDVKGIAASCVNDKLKASNFPALLLRIGTWEYESRYEGDLVAKCYFAKHKLVWEVLEGGLKSKIEIQWSDITALKAECPENGPSALTIVLARQPTFYRETNPQPRKHTLWQASADFTDGQAEKHRQHYLQCSPGVLNKHYEKLIQCDVRLCILSRQPEIVMDSPYFDSQVSGFENSEECKSEVCNDTPAVAERSPSVFQDVAPADAAPLASFKFGQNPLVAQHVSKEAPSPISVMDTQVNERDIKFGERVSVVPKIWEPPRVQGLPPSMSMSDLVNHIGNCISEQVTCGNLPSNKASECQDMLENISQMLLSDTQHAMGLDEKSLMKKVNSLCCLLQDPVTASNAQVRESHREDIDHGKDISSELMNNSVHEDSKCKLTFEGNFNNGVDVNQGPSISRKDSLNDFLLHLPHITSLPKFLVGISEDDEYQAT